A single window of Vigna radiata var. radiata cultivar VC1973A chromosome 4, Vradiata_ver6, whole genome shotgun sequence DNA harbors:
- the LOC106758662 gene encoding UDP-xylose transporter 1, with translation MGEMSNFQLGVVGALFLSVASSVSIVICNKALMSNLGFPFATTLTSWHLMVTFCTLHAAQRLNLFVTKSIDFKTVMLFGILNGISIGFLNLSLGFNSIGFYQMTKLAIIPFTVLLETIFLKKQFSSKIKFSLFLLLVGVGIASITDLQLNFVGTVLSLLAIITTCVGQILTNTIQKKLNVSSTQLLYQSAPFQAAILFVSGPVVDQMLTKQNVFAYKYSPIVLAFIILSCLIAVSVNFSTFLVIGKTSPVTYQVLGHLKTCLVLGFGYTLLHDPFTGRNILGILIAVFGMGLYSYFCTEDNKKKQLASDLPLSSQVKDKDSAAVLAGKNVGNQKEENDEVKKLSKDSVI, from the exons aTGGGAGAGATGTCAAACTTTCAATTGGGGGTGGTTGGTGCACTATTTCTCTCGGTGGCTTCTTCTGTTTCCATTGTCATCTGCAACAAAGCCTTGATGAGCAATCTTGGCTTTCCTTTTG CCACAACACTTACTAGTTGGCATCTGATGGTAACCTTTTGCACCCTTCATGCGGCTCAACGCTTGAATCTGTTTGTGACCAAATCCATTGACTTCAAAACAGTGATGCTTTTTGGTATTCTGAATGGCATCTCCATTGGATTTCTCAACTTGAGTCTTGGCTTCAATTCCATTGGATTCTACCAG ATGACAAAACTTGCGATCATACCATTCACTGTATTGTTAGAAACTATTTTCCTAAAGAAGCAGTTCAG ctctaaaataaaattctctTTATTCCTATTACTTGTGGGAGTTGGCATTGCCTCAATCACAGACCTTCAGCTCAATTTTGTGGGAACCGTTCTTTCACTTCTAGCAATCATAACTACTTGTGTTGGCCAAATT CTGACCAACACAATACAAAAGAAGCTCAATGTCTCTTCCACACAGCTGCTCTACCAATCTGCTCCATTCCAAGCAGCAATTCTTTTTGTTTCAGGCCCTGTTGTGGATCAAATGCTCACCAAGCAAAATGTTTTTGCCTACAAATATTCTCCTATTGTGTTG GCATTCATCATCTTGTCCTGCTTGATAGCTGTTTCTGTGAACTTCAGCACATTTCTGGTCATAGGCAAAACATCTCCTGTAACTTACCAAGTACTAGGACACCTCAAGACATGCCTTGTTCTCGGATTTGGGTACACATTACTGCATGACCCATTCACTGGAAGAAACATTCTTGGAATACTCATTGCAGTTTTTGGAATGGGATTGTACTCTTATTTCTGCACTGAGgacaacaaaaagaaacagTTAGCTAGTGATCTCCCATTGTCTTCTCAG GTGAAAGACAAAGACAGTGCAGCAGTTTTGGCAGGAAAAAACGTGGGAAACCAAAAGGAGGAAAATGATGAAGTTAAGAAATTAAGCAAGGATTCTGTGATTTGA